The following proteins come from a genomic window of Ammospiza nelsoni isolate bAmmNel1 chromosome 6, bAmmNel1.pri, whole genome shotgun sequence:
- the MAPK1IP1L gene encoding MAPK-interacting and spindle-stabilizing protein-like isoform X1: MPSPLVGIWSLFLQPILQIFTGGGGVPAPRQGELSTMSGTDDFSLADALPDQSPAKTSKVSSTKPGQQPGQPPQGWPASNPWNNPSAPPMTPTGLPPNTSASSVPFGPPPTGMYPSMPPGPPAPFPPPPTGPSCPPPGGPYPPPTVPGPVPPGQYPPPNMPFPELPRPYGGPTEPAAPPAPVGPWGSMPSGAWGPTMGGQYPAPSMPYPPPGPYSAPTQTPGAAPTVPWGTVPPGTWGPTPPGPFPPPTGSYPAPGLYPTPPNPFQVPSGPAGAPSMPGGPHPYR; encoded by the exons ATGCCTTCGCCCCTGGTGGGGATTTGGAGTCTGTTTCTACAGCCAATATTGCAAATAttcacaggaggaggaggagtgccGGCCCCCAGACAGGGAGAGCTGAG CACAATGTCTGGAACTGATGATTTTTCG TTGGCAGATGCTTTACCAGACCAGTCGCCTGCTAAAACCTCCAAAGTGagcagcaccaagcctggcCAGCAGCCCGGGCAGCCTCCGCAGGGCTGGCCGGCTTCCAACCCTTGGAATAACCCCAGCGCCCCCCCTATGACTCCAACGGGACTGCCACCCAACACCTCGGCTTCCAGCGTGCCCTTCGGACCTCCTCCCACGGGAATGTATCCTTCAATGCCCCCGGGACCGCCTGctccatttcctcctcctcctaccggaccctcctgccctcctcctggTGGTCCATATCCACCCCCAACTGTGCCAGGTCCTGTCCCACCAGGGCAGTACCCTCCACCAAATATGCCCTTTCCAGAGCTTCCACGACCTTACGGAGGTCCAACAGAGCCAGCTGCgcctcctgctcctgttggGCCGTGGGGATCCATGCCCTCTGGGGCGTGGGGACCAACAATGGGAGGGCAGTATCCTGCTCCCAGCATGCCATATCCGCCCCCAGGGCCATATTCTGCTCCCACCCAGACTCCAGGGGCTGCGCCGACGGTACCGTGGGGGACGGTGCCGCCCGGAACGTGGGGACCGACACCGCCCGGCCCATTCCCTCCGCCCACGGGATCATATCCAGCTCCAGGACTATATCCTACGCCCCCTAATCCTTTTCAAGTGCCATCTGGTCCTGCTGGTGCTCCATCAATGCCTGGTGGTCCCCAT CCTTACCGCTGA
- the MAPK1IP1L gene encoding MAPK-interacting and spindle-stabilizing protein-like isoform X2 — MSGTDDFSLADALPDQSPAKTSKVSSTKPGQQPGQPPQGWPASNPWNNPSAPPMTPTGLPPNTSASSVPFGPPPTGMYPSMPPGPPAPFPPPPTGPSCPPPGGPYPPPTVPGPVPPGQYPPPNMPFPELPRPYGGPTEPAAPPAPVGPWGSMPSGAWGPTMGGQYPAPSMPYPPPGPYSAPTQTPGAAPTVPWGTVPPGTWGPTPPGPFPPPTGSYPAPGLYPTPPNPFQVPSGPAGAPSMPGGPHPYR; from the exons ATGTCTGGAACTGATGATTTTTCG TTGGCAGATGCTTTACCAGACCAGTCGCCTGCTAAAACCTCCAAAGTGagcagcaccaagcctggcCAGCAGCCCGGGCAGCCTCCGCAGGGCTGGCCGGCTTCCAACCCTTGGAATAACCCCAGCGCCCCCCCTATGACTCCAACGGGACTGCCACCCAACACCTCGGCTTCCAGCGTGCCCTTCGGACCTCCTCCCACGGGAATGTATCCTTCAATGCCCCCGGGACCGCCTGctccatttcctcctcctcctaccggaccctcctgccctcctcctggTGGTCCATATCCACCCCCAACTGTGCCAGGTCCTGTCCCACCAGGGCAGTACCCTCCACCAAATATGCCCTTTCCAGAGCTTCCACGACCTTACGGAGGTCCAACAGAGCCAGCTGCgcctcctgctcctgttggGCCGTGGGGATCCATGCCCTCTGGGGCGTGGGGACCAACAATGGGAGGGCAGTATCCTGCTCCCAGCATGCCATATCCGCCCCCAGGGCCATATTCTGCTCCCACCCAGACTCCAGGGGCTGCGCCGACGGTACCGTGGGGGACGGTGCCGCCCGGAACGTGGGGACCGACACCGCCCGGCCCATTCCCTCCGCCCACGGGATCATATCCAGCTCCAGGACTATATCCTACGCCCCCTAATCCTTTTCAAGTGCCATCTGGTCCTGCTGGTGCTCCATCAATGCCTGGTGGTCCCCAT CCTTACCGCTGA